One Amaranthus tricolor cultivar Red isolate AtriRed21 chromosome 10, ASM2621246v1, whole genome shotgun sequence genomic window carries:
- the LOC130826315 gene encoding uncharacterized protein LOC130826315: protein MADLKKREFNALDLTGNNFIQWASDVKLYLKGKGLLCTIIELNPTDKGKGIEKDPIKFEEDKAKAASILRHHLTDSLKHEYTNYEDPKLLWEDLNERFGHNKSVLLPKAIDEWRELRFQDFKSISDYNSALHLIKSKLVYCGQIITDEEMIEKTLSTFHVNSILLQQQYRERHFRKYHELLKTLLVAEQNNELLLKNHNRRPVGTMPFNETNMIERNVRHRGRGRYFIRGKGRGKYHEMSGINTFEQGNFYGRSRGRGRGHGLSRGRGRSHVYERNIFSPRNDNFKQVQKYKSTCNRCGMTGHWGRTCRTAKHLVDLYQASQKNKGKGAEANFINEASTSGATLDVSDFFTEDVNLHKLDPQEEDNYIF from the coding sequence atgGCTGATCTCAAAAAGAGAGAATTCAATGCCCTAGATTTAACAggaaacaattttatacaatgggCTTCAGATGTCAAATTATACCTAAAAGGAAAAGGTTTATTATGCACAATAATTGAACTTAATCCCACCGACAAAGGAAAGGGTATTGAAAAAGATCCCATAAAATTTGAGGAAGATAAGGCAAAAGCTGCATCAATTTTGAGACATCATTTAACCGACAGTCTCAAACATGAATACACCAATTATGAGGACCCAAAATTACTTTGGGAAGACctaaatgaaagatttggccataataaaagtgtacttctcCCAAAAGCCATAGATGAATGGCGAGAGTTAAGGTTTCAAGATTTCAAATCAATCAGTGATTATAATTCAGCCCTTCAtcttataaaatcaaaattagtctattgtggacaaataataacagatgaagaaatgatagaaaagacattatcaacctttcacgtaaatagcattttgttacaacaacaatatcgtGAAAGGCATTTCCGGAAATATCATGAACTGCTGAAAACACTTCTTGTTGCGGAGCAAAATAATgaactattattgaaaaatcacaACAGGAGACCGGTTGGGACTATGCCCTTTAATGAAACAAATATGATTGAGAGGAATGTGCGCCATCGAGGTCGTGGGAGGTATTTTATAAGAGGCAAAGGTCGTGGAAAATATCACGAAATGAGCGGCATAAATACTTTCGAACAAGGAAATTTCTATGGCCGTAGTCGTGGTCGTGGTCGTGGTCATGGACTTAGTCGTGGCCGTGGACGTAGCCacgtttatgaaagaaatatattttccccccgaaatgataattttaaacaagtccAGAAATACAAAAGCACATGTAATAGATGTGGCATGACTGGACATTGGGGGCGAACTTGTCGTACCGCCAAACATTTAGTAGATTTATATCAAGCTTCccagaaaaacaaaggaaaaggggCAGAAGCAAATTTTATAAATGAAGCAAGTACATCTGGAGCCACCTTAGATGTCTCCGATTTCTTTACTGAGGATGTGAACCTCCACAAACTTGATCCCcaagaagaagataattacatcttttga